The Bdellovibrionota bacterium genomic interval ATTAAAATGCCGGTTCCGATTTTGCCGACGTAAAAGCGATGGACACCGAAAAATCCGATGAGAAAGCATAGTACGAAAGCAACCAAACGTTTCTTTGGCGAAACTGGAGCTTGGTAAGCGTTCCCAACTCTATTGACGACCCATCCACCAATGAGAAGTAAGATCCCCAACCCCGTCAACAAGCCATATTCGTAAATCTGATCGCGGATGATGACCGAGCCATTCGTGGCATTAGCCGAATAGGTCGTGTCCGGGCCCGCAGAGGCTTTTACGACGAGTTCTTTCGCGCCGCTCTTGAATTTTTTGAAACTCGATTTGTGCTGGAGAGAACCACCGGTCACGTCAACATTCGCACCGTACAACGTTCTTGAGCCTGAATCCCAGCCTATATCGGTCGTTTCACTTTGGATCTTCTGGCCTGAGAGGTCCTCCACCGAGTATTGAAAGGGGAATTTGTATCGAAGCTGGTATTCCTTTTCGTTCTTCTTCGCGGCAGTTTTTTCCTTTTCCTGAACGGACTGGCCGGCAATGTTGGCCTCGACAACGACTTGAACATGCCGATCCGTATCGACAACTACACGTGTCTCGTGGGTCGTATTGTCGAACGGCAGAGAAAAGCGCCCCGCTTCTCGTCCCCCGAAGCCGAGCGTGACGGACCATGCGAGCACGAGCACTCCGGACACCAGAAGCAGCCACGATCCGGTGATAAGTGATTTCTTCACGTCCATAGCTTTACGGTCTTGCCGTCC includes:
- a CDS encoding TM2 domain-containing protein, yielding MKKSLITGSWLLLVSGVLVLAWSVTLGFGGREAGRFSLPFDNTTHETRVVVDTDRHVQVVVEANIAGQSVQEKEKTAAKKNEKEYQLRYKFPFQYSVEDLSGQKIQSETTDIGWDSGSRTLYGANVDVTGGSLQHKSSFKKFKSGAKELVVKASAGPDTTYSANATNGSVIIRDQIYEYGLLTGLGILLLIGGWVVNRVGNAYQAPVSPKKRLVAFVLCFLIGFFGVHRFYVGKIGTGILMIVTLGGFCLWYISDVITILAGAFLDKEGKRLTEWT